Proteins encoded by one window of Brevibacterium atlanticum:
- a CDS encoding glycine cleavage T C-terminal barrel domain-containing protein: protein MDQSDREVPINLRQSGPTPVEMLIDTRVRKSPYWELSMQQGCWRASIYNRMYHPRGYIPRDEGGMMAEYQSLVNDVTLWNVAVERQIQVKGPDAEAFVNFVITRDATKIPVMRARYVILCNEAGGILNDPILLRVAIDEFWFSLSDTDLMLWLQGVNAGHRFDVTIGEIDVAPVQVQGPKSVDVISDLVGEEGRTLPSYGLMEAQVGGHDVIISQTGFTGEKGYEIYLKDATKYAEDMWNAVLEAGVPYNLKVVAPSHHRRIAAGILSWGQDMDFETLPFQVNLSYQVPRKKEADYIGKAKLEEVRAQIEAGTPPYRTQLVGLLVGGKPITDYAPDFWLVSAVADGEAVGYVTSPWYSPELEANIAMAHVPVESTALGTEYWVHLPEPFADTPGVPVRAEVVEMPFRPSVNPNQRERLKMKGLDAAV from the coding sequence GTGGATCAAAGCGACAGAGAAGTCCCGATCAACCTTCGTCAATCCGGCCCCACTCCGGTCGAGATGCTCATCGACACCCGTGTCCGCAAGTCCCCTTACTGGGAACTGTCCATGCAGCAGGGCTGCTGGCGGGCGTCGATCTACAACCGTATGTATCACCCGCGTGGCTACATTCCCCGCGACGAGGGCGGCATGATGGCCGAGTACCAATCCCTCGTCAACGACGTCACCCTGTGGAACGTCGCGGTGGAACGTCAGATCCAGGTCAAGGGCCCCGACGCCGAGGCGTTCGTCAACTTCGTCATCACCCGTGACGCGACGAAGATCCCGGTGATGCGCGCCCGCTACGTCATCCTGTGCAACGAGGCCGGCGGCATCCTCAACGATCCGATCCTGCTGCGAGTGGCGATCGACGAATTCTGGTTCAGCCTCTCCGACACCGACCTCATGCTCTGGCTGCAGGGGGTCAACGCCGGGCACCGGTTCGACGTCACGATCGGCGAGATCGACGTCGCGCCCGTCCAGGTCCAGGGACCGAAGTCCGTCGACGTCATCTCCGACCTCGTCGGGGAAGAGGGGCGCACGCTGCCGAGCTACGGTCTCATGGAGGCCCAGGTCGGCGGTCACGACGTCATCATCTCGCAGACCGGTTTCACCGGTGAGAAGGGTTACGAGATCTACCTCAAGGATGCGACGAAGTACGCCGAGGACATGTGGAACGCCGTCCTCGAGGCGGGCGTGCCCTACAACCTCAAGGTCGTCGCTCCCAGCCACCACCGCAGGATCGCCGCGGGCATCCTCTCGTGGGGCCAGGACATGGACTTCGAGACCCTGCCGTTCCAGGTCAACCTGTCCTACCAGGTGCCGCGGAAGAAGGAAGCCGACTATATCGGCAAGGCGAAGCTCGAGGAGGTTCGCGCCCAGATCGAGGCCGGAACGCCGCCGTATCGGACCCAGCTGGTGGGGCTGCTCGTCGGCGGCAAGCCGATCACGGACTATGCCCCGGACTTTTGGCTCGTGTCTGCCGTGGCCGATGGAGAGGCCGTCGGCTATGTGACGTCACCGTGGTACTCGCCGGAACTCGAGGCGAACATCGCGATGGCACACGTGCCCGTCGAATCGACGGCACTGGGCACCGAATATTGGGTGCATCTGCCCGAACCGTTCGCGGATACCCCGGGAGTCCCGGTCCGCGCCGAGGTGGTCGAGATGCCGTTCCGTCCGAGCGTCAATCCCAACCAGCGTGAGCGTCTGAAGATGAAGGGCCTCGACGCCGCAGTCTGA
- a CDS encoding APC family permease: MSQPDAQTAIDDRGHGFVRALGTVDALFIGFGAMIGFGWVVLTGEWLNGAGTLGAILAFVVGGIIMCFVGTVYSEMVAAMPHAGGEHNYLIRAMGPRVSLFGSWAITGGYISVVMFEAVSVPKTAVYLFPNLEQIKLWNVAGFDVYLTWALIGTICAIVIAWVNIRGVKVASLVQTFVVWFLIIVGLLLLTGGFVGGDLENTEPLFTGGGAGFIGVMAVVPFLFVGFDVIPQSAEEVKLPPAKIGKLVVISVIMAIAFYVIIIGTTSMAMPADQLGTHDLVTADALSIMFDSTIWGKIVIAGGLAGIITSWNAFLMGSSRLMWAMAAAGMIPKWFGKLHPKYRTPSNAIIFIGILSAIAPFFGTAALGWIVDAGSPAIVIAYFLVSVGFLVLRKREPTMERPLRIGGPRGGGVVIGVISSVLTLILFILYIPITPVSAQLAWQSWVGFAAWLLVGIIFMFRLPTGIKAGPNAEDELLAKVKSLRRK, translated from the coding sequence ATGAGTCAACCCGACGCTCAGACAGCCATCGACGACAGAGGCCACGGTTTCGTCCGTGCGCTCGGCACAGTCGATGCCCTCTTCATCGGCTTCGGAGCGATGATCGGCTTCGGCTGGGTCGTGCTCACCGGGGAATGGCTCAACGGGGCCGGAACCCTCGGGGCGATCCTCGCCTTCGTCGTCGGCGGCATCATCATGTGCTTCGTCGGCACCGTGTACTCGGAGATGGTGGCGGCCATGCCCCACGCCGGCGGTGAGCACAACTACCTCATCCGCGCGATGGGTCCACGCGTGTCCCTGTTCGGGTCCTGGGCGATCACCGGCGGTTATATCAGCGTCGTCATGTTCGAAGCCGTGTCTGTGCCGAAGACCGCGGTCTACCTGTTCCCGAACCTCGAGCAGATCAAGCTGTGGAACGTCGCCGGCTTCGACGTCTACCTCACCTGGGCACTCATCGGCACGATCTGCGCGATCGTCATCGCCTGGGTCAACATCCGCGGCGTCAAGGTCGCGTCGCTGGTCCAGACCTTCGTCGTGTGGTTCCTCATCATCGTCGGACTCCTGCTGCTCACCGGCGGATTCGTCGGCGGCGACCTCGAGAACACCGAACCCCTGTTCACCGGCGGCGGAGCCGGATTCATCGGCGTCATGGCCGTCGTGCCGTTCCTCTTCGTCGGCTTCGACGTCATCCCCCAGTCCGCCGAGGAGGTCAAGCTCCCACCGGCAAAGATCGGCAAGCTCGTGGTCATCTCCGTGATCATGGCCATCGCCTTCTACGTCATCATCATCGGCACCACCTCGATGGCGATGCCCGCCGATCAGCTCGGCACCCACGACCTCGTCACCGCCGACGCCCTGTCGATCATGTTCGACTCGACCATCTGGGGCAAGATCGTCATCGCCGGAGGGCTCGCGGGCATCATCACCTCGTGGAACGCCTTCCTCATGGGCTCCTCTCGCCTGATGTGGGCGATGGCCGCTGCCGGCATGATCCCCAAGTGGTTCGGCAAGCTGCACCCGAAGTACCGCACCCCGTCGAACGCGATCATCTTCATCGGGATCCTCTCGGCGATCGCTCCGTTCTTCGGCACCGCAGCGCTCGGCTGGATCGTCGATGCCGGATCCCCCGCGATCGTCATCGCCTACTTCCTCGTCAGCGTCGGATTCCTCGTCCTGCGCAAGCGTGAGCCGACCATGGAACGCCCCCTGCGCATCGGCGGTCCGCGAGGAGGCGGTGTGGTCATCGGTGTGATCTCGTCGGTGCTCACGCTCATCCTCTTCATCCTCTACATCCCGATCACCCCGGTCTCGGCCCAACTGGCCTGGCAGTCGTGGGTGGGGTTCGCGGCATGGCTGCTCGTCGGCATCATCTTCATGTTCCGGCTGCCGACCGGCATCAAGGCCGGCCCGAACGCGGAAGACGAACTGCTCGCGAAAGTGAAGTCGCTGCGCCGGAAGTGA
- a CDS encoding antibiotic biosynthesis monooxygenase family protein codes for MSVVAINTLTVPEPARAELEKRFAARKHSVDGAPGFEGFQLLRPVAGGDKYFVYTQWATKEDFENWKANRQSSHESTGKAPVSSAAELLEFEVVDLGE; via the coding sequence ATGTCCGTTGTCGCCATCAACACTCTGACCGTGCCCGAACCGGCCCGCGCCGAACTCGAGAAGCGCTTCGCCGCCCGCAAGCACTCCGTCGACGGCGCACCGGGCTTCGAAGGCTTCCAACTGCTGCGCCCCGTCGCCGGCGGCGACAAATACTTCGTCTACACCCAGTGGGCGACGAAGGAAGACTTCGAGAACTGGAAAGCTAACCGTCAGTCCTCCCACGAGTCCACCGGCAAGGCACCCGTCTCGAGCGCCGCCGAACTCCTCGAGTTCGAGGTCGTCGACCTCGGCGAATGA
- a CDS encoding DUF952 domain-containing protein, with the protein MEIDQPIFIKVSGQIFCREERFSMSDHRLFHIALASEWDEAQRIGSYDRSTIGASVGEVGFIHCSRGIEQVRTVLGAHYAQVNAPLVLLDIDEGSLSSAALHVVDEQVDPDDLDSEAFPHIYGGALPIGIVTEVVPLEA; encoded by the coding sequence ATGGAGATAGATCAACCGATTTTTATCAAGGTTTCTGGGCAGATTTTTTGCCGGGAGGAAAGGTTCTCCATGAGCGACCATCGGCTCTTCCACATCGCGCTGGCATCGGAGTGGGACGAAGCGCAGCGCATTGGGTCATATGATCGATCCACGATCGGCGCCTCGGTCGGCGAGGTCGGTTTCATTCATTGCAGTCGCGGGATCGAGCAGGTGCGAACGGTTCTCGGTGCGCACTACGCACAGGTGAACGCACCACTCGTTCTGCTCGACATCGACGAGGGTTCCCTGTCGAGTGCGGCACTCCACGTCGTCGACGAACAGGTCGATCCTGATGATCTCGACAGTGAAGCGTTTCCGCATATCTACGGCGGCGCGCTTCCGATAGGTATCGTCACCGAGGTGGTTCCGCTCGAAGCGTGA
- a CDS encoding DEAD/DEAH box helicase produces MPLDSTPPTIHLTFIPSEHGFAWWGGPDIAAHLAEVGLPSGREATVRLAQPEGDRVIAADVGVTITDLVPSVRALAESVTSPRWFADSARVWSDLCAEFAGPSRSEDSERAETSDLVIESAIDRLPPAGHAVLNDAETAMMSPQALVGRLRSALQTEDSLVGVDAVLRPYQAHGITWLRERSSESSGAILADEMGLGKTIQAIGLLATSATERPHLVVAPTSVVGNWKRELERFAPQIPVIVHHGADRSLPNDMASGTVVLTSYPLLRADDVLMESEWAVVVFDEAQQVKNPRSQLARAARDLRARSKIAMTGTPVENNLDELWSIFSVVNPHLLGNRRRFRQRFIVPITQRRSEAAATTLSALIEPHLLRRTKDVVADELPPRIDTSVVCGLTAEQARLYRRAVDQAFDDGFGSGFGRNGRVLALVTALKQICNHPAQFLGEEVGELGGEEDGAEAGERSSDRAGGRSVKEIGEEVSEQSNGQADVQTGRQIDRRGRSGKFDRACEMLAEIVAAGRRALVFTQYRVMGEILAEAIAESTGCASIPFLHGGLSAAKRDAMVREFQEDDDAPPVLILSLRAAGFGLNLTRASHVIHFDRWWNPAVEEQATARAHRIGQRETLEVHTLITEGTIEDHIDRMHNRKQGMANLVTGDAVAALAALPDEELRDLFTLDAKEMN; encoded by the coding sequence TTGCCCCTCGATTCGACCCCACCGACCATCCACCTGACCTTCATCCCCTCCGAACACGGATTCGCCTGGTGGGGCGGACCCGATATCGCCGCCCACCTCGCCGAGGTTGGTCTTCCCTCCGGACGGGAGGCCACCGTCCGTCTGGCTCAGCCCGAAGGCGACCGGGTGATCGCCGCCGATGTCGGGGTCACGATCACCGACCTCGTGCCCTCGGTTCGGGCGCTCGCCGAGTCGGTCACCTCGCCGAGGTGGTTCGCCGATTCCGCTCGAGTCTGGAGTGACCTCTGTGCGGAGTTCGCCGGTCCATCCCGAAGTGAGGACTCCGAGCGCGCCGAGACCTCTGACCTCGTCATCGAGTCCGCCATCGACCGCCTGCCGCCTGCCGGGCATGCCGTCCTCAATGATGCCGAAACGGCGATGATGTCCCCACAGGCACTGGTCGGCAGGCTGAGGTCTGCTCTGCAGACCGAGGACTCACTCGTCGGAGTCGACGCAGTTCTGCGGCCCTACCAAGCCCACGGAATCACCTGGCTGCGAGAGCGATCCAGCGAATCCTCGGGGGCGATCCTCGCCGATGAGATGGGGCTGGGCAAGACGATCCAAGCCATCGGCCTCCTCGCCACCAGCGCAACCGAGCGGCCGCACCTCGTTGTGGCACCCACCTCGGTGGTGGGGAACTGGAAGCGGGAGCTCGAACGCTTCGCGCCGCAGATCCCCGTCATCGTCCACCATGGAGCCGACCGTTCCCTCCCGAACGACATGGCGTCCGGGACGGTTGTGCTCACGAGCTATCCGTTGCTGCGCGCCGACGACGTGCTCATGGAATCCGAATGGGCCGTCGTGGTCTTCGACGAGGCCCAGCAGGTGAAGAATCCCCGGTCTCAGCTGGCCAGGGCTGCGCGAGACCTTCGTGCCCGGTCGAAGATTGCGATGACCGGAACCCCGGTTGAGAACAACCTCGACGAACTGTGGTCGATCTTCTCCGTGGTCAATCCGCATCTGCTCGGCAACCGACGACGGTTCCGACAGCGGTTCATCGTCCCGATCACCCAGAGGCGGTCCGAAGCGGCGGCGACCACGCTGAGCGCCCTCATCGAACCTCACCTGCTGCGCCGGACGAAGGACGTCGTCGCCGACGAGCTTCCCCCGCGCATCGACACCTCGGTGGTCTGTGGTCTCACCGCGGAACAGGCCCGGTTGTATCGGCGGGCGGTCGACCAGGCGTTCGATGACGGGTTCGGTTCGGGGTTCGGCCGCAACGGCCGGGTCCTGGCGCTGGTCACCGCTCTCAAGCAGATCTGCAATCACCCGGCTCAGTTCCTCGGCGAGGAAGTCGGGGAGCTGGGCGGCGAGGAGGACGGCGCGGAAGCGGGTGAACGGTCCAGCGACAGGGCAGGTGGGCGGTCCGTCAAGGAGATCGGCGAGGAGGTCAGCGAGCAGTCTAACGGGCAGGCCGATGTGCAGACTGGCCGACAGATCGACAGGCGAGGGCGCTCGGGGAAGTTCGATCGCGCCTGCGAGATGCTCGCCGAGATCGTCGCTGCCGGTCGCCGTGCCCTGGTGTTCACTCAATACCGGGTGATGGGCGAGATCCTCGCCGAGGCGATCGCCGAATCGACTGGGTGTGCCTCGATCCCCTTCCTTCACGGAGGGCTGTCGGCAGCAAAGAGAGACGCCATGGTTCGGGAGTTCCAGGAGGATGATGATGCGCCGCCGGTGCTCATCCTCAGTCTTCGGGCGGCCGGGTTCGGGCTCAATCTCACCAGAGCCTCGCACGTCATCCACTTCGATCGCTGGTGGAACCCTGCGGTGGAAGAGCAGGCCACAGCGCGCGCCCACCGGATCGGGCAGCGGGAGACGCTCGAAGTCCACACCCTCATCACTGAGGGCACCATCGAAGATCACATCGACCGCATGCACAACCGGAAGCAGGGTATGGCGAACCTTGTCACCGGCGATGCCGTAGCAGCCCTCGCCGCACTGCCGGATGAGGAGCTGCGGGATCTCTTCACCCTCGACGCGAAGGAGATGAACTGA
- a CDS encoding SWIM zinc finger family protein, protein MAGVEFGMTLWGRAWLRVVEPISAAPNPKLPNARRLARSLDDDLRIEPGRITAAFDADRVEVEVPLWTDAERAVIDRMVSSSEAPASAGDLPDELVGELKSAGVEVACALERLQTTCSCRSRAENCVHVLAAIYAAVLLIDQQPTRAVDLRSPRRQRVEALIDPDWIALGDVDADHFYALPR, encoded by the coding sequence ATGGCCGGAGTGGAGTTCGGAATGACACTGTGGGGTCGGGCATGGCTGCGGGTCGTCGAACCGATCAGTGCCGCCCCCAACCCGAAGCTGCCCAATGCCCGCCGTCTGGCGCGCAGTCTCGATGACGACCTGAGAATCGAGCCGGGTCGGATCACGGCTGCGTTCGATGCCGATCGGGTCGAGGTCGAGGTGCCGTTGTGGACCGACGCTGAGCGGGCCGTCATCGACAGGATGGTGAGTTCGTCGGAAGCGCCCGCCTCGGCGGGGGATCTGCCCGATGAGCTGGTCGGAGAGCTGAAGTCGGCAGGCGTCGAGGTGGCGTGCGCACTCGAAAGGCTGCAGACGACCTGCTCGTGCCGCTCACGCGCGGAGAACTGCGTCCATGTGCTGGCCGCGATCTACGCGGCGGTGCTGCTCATCGACCAGCAGCCGACCCGTGCCGTGGATCTGCGGTCGCCGAGGCGGCAGAGAGTGGAGGCCCTCATCGACCCGGATTGGATCGCCCTCGGCGACGTCGATGCGGACCATTTCTACGCACTGCCTCGGTGA
- a CDS encoding site-specific DNA-methyltransferase, whose protein sequence is MTTVLQWPGKAAAFALGRRLIDQAIPGPRFGGPDGDPSPHLGEGAHGPHLKDGDGSPRTPDPRENLLVVGDNLPALTALLATHRGRVKVVYIDPPYNTGNAHTYKDHGHDHDSWLSFMAPRLLLARELMREDGVLFLHLDDRESAWAQLLGHEIFGEDNSLGTLIHQRAKGGGNARSFVRGHDYIHVWGRDADRVGPFLTEKKSPAKLEIIDGRRMLVETDVLRAGFGRYARGSERRLMYEDILSVKGAKKLAEVDAKLATGEYILRPWGSDGKHAVVRVTPAETASSKMYSIIKALGGQNDLDPLGLGGVFSYPKPVELVKALVDSQTFFDPDAIVLDFFAGSGTTAQAVMEANIRDEGSRSFVLVQTPEPLRSKNAQAVMAAGGAGGAGVGGDDATAGGNAATDGEVGGDAGDGRPGTEAEFPTISELTAERIRRAAEVHSPGLDFTEVEVVE, encoded by the coding sequence ATGACGACCGTCTTGCAATGGCCGGGCAAGGCCGCCGCCTTCGCTCTCGGTCGTCGCCTCATCGACCAAGCGATTCCCGGCCCTCGCTTCGGTGGGCCTGACGGGGATCCCAGCCCCCACCTCGGCGAGGGTGCCCACGGTCCGCACCTGAAGGACGGCGACGGATCACCGCGGACCCCGGACCCGCGTGAGAATCTGCTCGTCGTCGGGGACAATCTGCCCGCCCTCACGGCGCTGCTCGCCACGCATCGCGGGCGGGTCAAGGTCGTCTACATCGATCCGCCGTACAACACGGGCAATGCGCATACGTACAAGGATCATGGGCACGATCACGACAGTTGGCTGTCCTTCATGGCGCCGAGGCTGCTGCTGGCTCGCGAGCTCATGCGCGAGGACGGGGTGCTCTTCCTCCATCTCGATGACCGGGAGAGCGCGTGGGCGCAGCTGCTCGGGCACGAGATCTTCGGCGAGGACAATTCGCTGGGCACGCTCATCCACCAGCGCGCGAAAGGCGGGGGCAATGCGCGCTCATTCGTCCGCGGGCATGATTACATCCACGTGTGGGGGCGGGATGCCGACCGCGTGGGCCCGTTCCTCACGGAGAAGAAGTCGCCGGCGAAGCTCGAGATCATCGACGGGCGTCGGATGCTCGTGGAGACCGATGTGCTGCGCGCCGGATTCGGCCGGTACGCGCGCGGGTCCGAACGGCGGCTGATGTACGAGGACATCCTGTCGGTGAAAGGGGCGAAGAAACTCGCCGAGGTGGACGCGAAGCTGGCGACGGGTGAGTACATCCTGCGGCCCTGGGGCTCGGACGGCAAGCATGCGGTGGTGCGGGTGACCCCGGCGGAGACGGCGAGTTCGAAGATGTACTCGATTATCAAGGCACTCGGCGGGCAGAACGATCTGGACCCCTTGGGACTCGGCGGGGTGTTCAGCTATCCGAAGCCCGTGGAGCTGGTCAAGGCACTCGTGGACTCACAGACCTTCTTCGACCCCGACGCCATCGTGCTCGACTTCTTCGCCGGCTCCGGAACCACAGCGCAGGCGGTGATGGAGGCGAACATACGCGACGAGGGTTCGCGGTCGTTCGTGCTCGTCCAGACCCCGGAGCCGCTGCGGTCGAAGAACGCGCAGGCCGTGATGGCTGCGGGTGGCGCGGGTGGAGCGGGCGTCGGGGGCGATGATGCCACCGCTGGGGGCAACGCTGCCACGGATGGCGAGGTCGGGGGCGACGCGGGTGACGGGCGGCCCGGGACCGAGGCAGAGTTCCCGACGATCAGCGAGCTCACCGCCGAACGCATCCGCCGCGCCGCCGAGGTCCACTCCCCCGGTCTTGATTTCACCGAGGTCGAGGTCGTCGAATAG
- a CDS encoding FAD-dependent oxidoreductase, which yields MSISRVAVVGAGLLGLTAAREITQRLPDAEVTVFDKADGVAAHQSGHTSGIVDSGLEQIPGSEAAELARRGVERLVPYMAENGVPYRECGQLLVAQNTDEAERLEELFTRAKDNEVPGARLLDRREIATVEPAARGVLGLFAPHAAVADFAALTEALAADVRAAGGAIRLSTEVTDFDAMSNEVRLRGRVVEPGARDGRGAEDDAGGAGDSHEGNTGDADRGGRAGGSSGSDNSGEDGIDDQVYDRPRTYRGSESREPVIGIGDELRSRFGEQDWFRQAESTIGEWAERLSSSWSRGSDTHGTDARGSGRDSDRASGNERGAAAGAPAEEVLGSFDIVIVCAGLQADRLAVAAGFDERPRIVPFTCDYYTAQASGTGRPSGPESTSGTGPTSGTAEVRGIIGTVPDPNAPFAETSIIRGLGHSLTIGPNTFVALGRESYARRGFDLGDIGSTARFKGFWKFAAQTAKTAAKGVKTVVSKSAFIDEVRRIVPELDADTVNAGTRGVRAQAMNDDGELVDDLTVTRRGRLTVVRAVPKWGATSALAIAESVVDRALEGGPTSSPGR from the coding sequence ATGAGTATTTCACGAGTGGCCGTCGTCGGTGCCGGACTCCTCGGTCTCACCGCCGCCCGCGAGATCACCCAGCGACTTCCCGACGCCGAGGTCACGGTCTTCGACAAGGCCGATGGCGTCGCCGCCCATCAGAGCGGTCACACCTCCGGCATCGTCGATTCCGGGCTCGAGCAGATCCCCGGCTCCGAGGCGGCAGAGCTCGCCCGCCGAGGCGTGGAGAGGCTCGTGCCCTATATGGCCGAGAACGGAGTGCCCTACCGCGAATGCGGGCAGCTCCTCGTCGCCCAGAACACTGATGAGGCCGAGCGGCTCGAAGAGCTCTTCACCCGAGCCAAGGACAATGAGGTTCCCGGTGCCCGGCTGCTCGACCGCCGCGAGATCGCGACGGTCGAACCTGCGGCCCGAGGCGTGCTCGGACTGTTCGCGCCCCATGCCGCGGTCGCCGATTTCGCCGCACTCACCGAGGCGCTCGCCGCCGACGTCCGCGCCGCCGGCGGCGCGATCCGACTGAGCACCGAGGTGACTGATTTCGACGCCATGAGCAACGAGGTCCGCCTGCGCGGACGTGTGGTTGAACCGGGAGCGCGAGACGGACGCGGTGCTGAAGACGACGCCGGTGGTGCGGGAGATTCGCACGAGGGAAACACCGGAGACGCCGATCGTGGTGGTCGTGCTGGTGGCTCGAGCGGTTCGGACAACTCTGGTGAGGACGGCATCGATGATCAGGTCTATGACCGTCCCCGCACCTACCGCGGCAGTGAGAGTCGGGAACCGGTCATCGGCATCGGCGATGAGCTGCGCAGCCGCTTCGGCGAACAGGACTGGTTCAGACAGGCCGAATCGACGATCGGCGAGTGGGCCGAGAGGCTCTCGAGCTCATGGTCGCGCGGTTCGGACACTCACGGTACGGACGCGCGCGGCTCGGGTCGCGATTCTGATCGCGCCTCGGGGAACGAGCGTGGCGCGGCCGCAGGCGCACCCGCCGAAGAGGTGCTGGGTTCCTTCGACATCGTCATCGTCTGCGCGGGCCTGCAGGCCGATCGTCTCGCAGTCGCCGCCGGATTCGATGAGCGGCCGCGCATCGTGCCCTTCACCTGCGACTACTACACCGCTCAGGCATCGGGAACCGGGCGGCCCTCCGGCCCCGAGTCGACATCGGGCACCGGGCCGACATCAGGCACAGCAGAGGTCCGCGGCATCATCGGCACCGTCCCCGACCCGAATGCGCCCTTCGCTGAGACCTCGATCATCCGCGGACTCGGACACTCCCTCACCATCGGACCGAATACCTTCGTCGCCCTCGGCCGAGAGTCCTACGCGCGGCGCGGGTTCGACCTCGGCGACATCGGCTCGACCGCGCGATTCAAGGGATTCTGGAAGTTCGCCGCCCAGACCGCGAAGACCGCGGCCAAGGGAGTGAAGACCGTGGTCAGCAAGTCCGCCTTCATCGACGAGGTGCGCAGAATCGTCCCCGAACTCGATGCCGACACCGTCAACGCAGGCACGCGCGGAGTCCGGGCGCAGGCGATGAACGACGACGGTGAGCTCGTCGACGATCTCACCGTGACCCGGCGCGGCAGGCTGACCGTCGTCAGGGCCGTGCCGAAGTGGGGAGCCACCTCGGCGCTGGCCATCGCTGAGTCCGTCGTCGATCGGGCGTTGGAGGGCGGTCCCACCAGTTCCCCCGGTCGCTGA
- a CDS encoding XRE family transcriptional regulator, whose amino-acid sequence MISIEAEVEPEGQQTDPLSIGRRIRFFRKQRGLTLSELGQEVGRAASQISTIENGKRETSVTLLAAIAKALKTDVADLIDPAPIDERQALELEAERNQASPMYSSLGLPQVRIKSLPADALEAIVGLQRQLGEVLERRAATPEEARRANRELRDRMKEKNNYFADLEATATELLDLVGYESGTVSQRQTALIAEKLGFSLHYVSDLPESTRSISDTENKRLYLPNTDAAFDPRSHLLMSLAPHVLGYDSPKDFHEFLQQRVEANYLAAAILLPERSAVPMLVEEKKKRVLSVEHLRDMFGVGYEMAAHRFTNLATEHLGLPVHFMKVHNSGTIHKAYSNDGLPFPTDPLGAIEGQFACKRFTSRTVFRVADRFSPYYQYTDTPQGSFWCTARVLPGGDYAISVGVPFAHVRWFEGRESTIRSRSECPDPSCCRQAPGDLAEKWEEKSLPSARMHASLLAAVPPGAVPGVDDTEVYEFLERHSE is encoded by the coding sequence GTGATCAGCATCGAAGCGGAAGTCGAACCCGAAGGCCAGCAGACCGATCCGTTGAGCATCGGCAGAAGAATCCGATTTTTTCGCAAACAGCGCGGGCTGACCCTCAGCGAGCTGGGGCAGGAAGTGGGGCGTGCGGCCTCGCAGATCTCGACGATCGAGAACGGTAAGCGAGAAACTTCTGTCACGCTCTTGGCCGCGATCGCGAAGGCGCTGAAGACCGATGTCGCCGACCTCATCGACCCCGCTCCGATCGACGAACGTCAGGCGCTCGAGCTCGAAGCCGAACGCAATCAGGCCTCCCCCATGTACTCGTCGCTGGGGCTGCCGCAGGTGCGGATCAAGTCGCTGCCTGCCGATGCCCTCGAGGCGATCGTGGGTCTCCAGCGACAGCTCGGCGAGGTCCTCGAACGCCGTGCCGCGACTCCTGAGGAGGCCAGGCGCGCGAACCGTGAGCTGCGGGATCGGATGAAGGAGAAGAACAACTACTTCGCCGATCTCGAGGCCACTGCCACAGAGTTGCTCGACCTCGTCGGCTACGAATCGGGCACGGTCTCACAGCGACAGACGGCGCTCATCGCGGAGAAGCTCGGGTTCAGCCTCCACTACGTCTCGGACCTGCCGGAATCGACCCGGTCGATCTCGGACACGGAGAACAAGCGCCTCTACCTGCCGAACACGGATGCCGCCTTCGATCCGCGCTCCCATCTGCTCATGAGTCTGGCCCCGCATGTGCTCGGCTACGATTCGCCGAAGGATTTCCACGAGTTCCTCCAACAGCGCGTCGAGGCGAACTATCTGGCCGCGGCGATCCTCCTGCCCGAGCGCTCGGCGGTGCCGATGCTCGTGGAGGAGAAGAAGAAGCGCGTGCTCTCGGTCGAGCACCTGCGCGATATGTTCGGCGTCGGCTACGAGATGGCCGCGCACCGGTTCACGAACCTCGCCACGGAGCACCTGGGTCTGCCCGTGCACTTCATGAAGGTGCACAACTCGGGGACCATCCACAAGGCGTACTCGAACGACGGTCTGCCCTTCCCGACCGACCCGCTCGGTGCGATCGAGGGCCAGTTCGCGTGCAAGCGCTTCACCTCGCGCACAGTCTTCCGCGTCGCCGACCGCTTCAGCCCCTACTACCAGTACACCGACACTCCGCAGGGGTCGTTCTGGTGCACCGCCCGCGTCCTGCCCGGCGGCGACTATGCGATCAGCGTCGGCGTTCCCTTCGCCCATGTCCGCTGGTTCGAGGGCCGCGAATCGACCATCCGCTCACGGTCGGAATGCCCCGACCCGTCGTGCTGCCGGCAGGCGCCGGGGGACCTTGCCGAGAAGTGGGAGGAGAAGTCGCTGCCGTCGGCGCGCATGCACGCCTCCCTGCTGGCCGCGGTCCCTCCGGGAGCAGTGCCCGGCGTCGACGACACCGAGGTCTACGAATTCCTCGAACGTCACTCCGAGTGA